In Pseudophryne corroboree isolate aPseCor3 chromosome 3, aPseCor3.hap2, whole genome shotgun sequence, a genomic segment contains:
- the SLC32A1 gene encoding vesicular inhibitory amino acid transporter, producing MATMIRSKLSNVATSVSNKSQAKVSGMFARMGFQAATNEEAVGFVHCDDLDMEHRQGLQMDILNTEVPTGDAPAEGDFHYQRDGTGPPPSTSKDEGLCSELSSVGKPKITAWEAGWNVTNAIQGMFVLGLPYAILHGGYLGLFLIIFAAVVCCYTGKILIACLYEENEDGETVRVRDSYVDIANACCAPRFPKLGGRIVNVAQIIELVMTCILYVVVSGNLMYNSFPTLPISQKSWSIIATAVLLPCAFLKNLKSVSKFSLLCTLAHFVINVLVIAYCLSRARDWAWDKVKFYIDVKKFPISIGIIVFSYTSQIFLPSLEGNMHNPREFHCMMNWTHIAACILKGLFALVAYLTWADETKEVITDNLPSTIRAVVNIFLVSKALLSYPLPFFAAVEVLERSLFQEGTRSFFPNCYGENGRLKSWGLTLRCALVILTLLMAIYVPHFALLMGLTGSLTGAGLCFLLPSLFHLKLQWRKLLWHHVFFDVSIFVIGSICSVSGFVHSLEGLIEAFRYNIED from the exons ATGGCTACCATGATCAGGAGCAAACTGTCCAATGTGGCCACTTCGGTGTCCAACAAGTCCCAGGCCAAGGTTAGTGGGATGTTTGCCAGGATGGGATTCCAGGCGGCCACTAATGAAGAAGCAGTGGGCTTTGTTCACTGCGATGACCTGGACATGGAACACAGACAAGGACTTCAGATGGACATCTTAAATACCGAGGTCCCTACTGGTGATGCTCCAGCAGAAGGAGACTTCCATTACCAAAGAGATGGCACGGGTCCCCCTCCCTCCACATCTAAGGATGAAGGACTGTGCTCTGAGCTCTCATCGGTTGGAAAACCTAAAATCACAGCATGGGAGGCCGGCTGGAATGTCACCAACGCCATCCAG GGGATGTTCGTGTTGGGATTACCATACGCAATTCTGCACGGTGGATATCTGGGACTGTTCCTTATtatttttgctgcagttgtgtgttGCTACACGGGAAAGATACTCATTGCTTGCTTGTATGAAGAGAATGAAGATGGAGAGACTGTGAGAGTGAGGGACTCGTATGTGGACATTGCTAATGCCTGCTGCGCGCCAAGGTTTCCTAAACTTGGGGGAAGGATTGTCAATGTGGCTCAAATTATCGAACTGGTCATGACTTGCATCCTTTATGTGGTGGTCAGTGGAAACTTGATGTACAACAGCTTCCCAACCCTACCAATTTCTCAGAAGTCCTGGTCGATCATAGCCACTGCTGTGCTTCTACCATGTGCATTCCTCAAAAACCTTAAGTCTGTATCCAAGTTCAGCTTGCTCTGCACTTTAGCTCATTTTGTCATTAATGTCCTAGTGATTGCCTACTGTCTGTCCAGAGCCAGAGACTGGGCTTGGGACAAAGTCAAGTTTTACATAGATGTAAAGAAGTTCCCCATCTCTATAGGCATAATCGTTTTCAGCTATACCTCCCAGATCTTCCTGCCCTCTCTGGAAGGGAACATGCATAACCCCAGAGAATTCCACTGCATGATGAACTGGACCCACATTGCCGCCTGCATTCTGAAGGGCCTTTTTGCTCTGGTGGCTTATCTAACCTGGGCAGATGAAACCAAGGAGGTCATTACAGACAACCTACCCTCCACTATCAGGGCAGTGGTCAACATCTTCTTGGTGTCCAAAGCTTTGCTGTCATACCCACTCCCCTTCTTTGCTGCAGTAGAGGTTTTGGAAAGATCTCTTTTCCAGGAGGGAACTAGGTCATTCTTCCCAAACTGCTACGGGGAAAATGGGAGACTGAAGTCTTGGGGCCTCACTCTCAGATGTGCCCTAGTCATACTTACGTTACTGATGGCCATCTATGTGCCCCACTTTGCTCTTTTGATGGGTCTCACTGGCAGCCTCACAGGAGCTGGTCTTTGCTTCCTCCTTCCAAGCCTCTTCCATCTCAAGCTTCAGTGGAGAAAGCTTCTGTGGCATCATGTTTTTTTTGATGTTTCCATCTTTGTTATTGGCTCCATTTGTAGTGTTTCTGGATTTGTGCATTCTCTAGAGGGTCTAATAGAAGCCTTTAGATACAATATAGAGGATTAA